The Arachis duranensis cultivar V14167 chromosome 2, aradu.V14167.gnm2.J7QH, whole genome shotgun sequence genome has a window encoding:
- the LOC110277579 gene encoding uncharacterized protein LOC110277579, translating to MTLEVEEDSDSHDSYESVEDSLYTPPKVLENDGSTSSDSDDGVNSTRLNKKSEVKEKHKPAKTRLAEKEIETDDSSYEASEDEDETDSDLEDNPLDDGDSDLNSWHSEDSGQELDSDEESPIVYPQYNDKVKFGDLKFEVSMIFKSKEHFMHATRDYTIQLGRNILFTKNDNVRVRAVCKVEGCPWVVYCARSK from the exons ATGACATTAGAAGTTGAAGAAGACAGTGACTCTCATGACTCTTATGAGAGTGTTGAGGACAGCCTTTACACACCTCCAAAGGTACTAGAAAATGATGGATCTACTAGCAGTGACAGTGATGATGGTGTGAACTCTACAAGGCTGAACAAAAAAAGTGAGGTCAAAGAGAAGCACAAGCCTGCTAAGACCAGATTAGCAGAGAAAGAAATAGAGACCGACGATTCAAGCTATGAAGCTTCTGAGGATGAGGATGAAACTGACTCAG ACCTAGAAGATAATCCCCTTGATGATGGTGATTCGGATCTCAACTCATGGCACTCGGAGGACTCAGGCCAAGAATTGGACTCTGATGAGGAATCACCAATCGTATATCCTCAGTATAATGACAAGGTAAAGTTTGGGGACCTCAAATTTGAGGTTAGTATGATATTCAAATCAAAAGAACATTTTATGCATGCAACTAGGGACTACACAATCCAGTTAGGTAGAAATATATTGTTTACAAAGAATGACAATGTTCGAGTTAGGGCTGTGTGTAAGGTTGAGGGTTGTCCTTGGGTAGTATATTGTGCACGTAGTAAGTAA
- the LOC107473348 gene encoding uncharacterized protein LOC107473348 — MMSGSRSGDLPSQSIGSHESNSSMRRRRKMKNQTCFCGLKTTIKKSGTRENPDRLFYTCARYPNGNHCNFFRWVEEDGYVAGAKTNAEVVGDYDKWRLNVSWRLGSLKGEVRATKMLIMFLSVAVVVASVLCVSLLFTLISK, encoded by the exons ATGATGAGTGGAAGCCGCAGTGGTGACCTGCCGTCACAGTCTATCGGTAGCCATGAGTCGAACTCTTCCATGCGACggaggaggaagatgaagaacCAAACTTGCTTTTGTGGGTTGAAGACGACAATCAAGAAATCCGGCACAAGAGAGAATCCGGATAGGTTGTTCTACACTTGTGCGAGATACCCA AATGGAAACCACTGCAACTTCTTTAGGTGGGTTGAGGAAGACGGGTATGTAGCAGGGGCGAAAACTAATGCAGAGGTTGTTGGGGACTATGATAAATGGAGACTGAATGTGTCATGGAGATTGGGTAGCTTGAAGGGTGAGGTTAGAGCAACGAAAATGCTGATAATGTTCCTGTCAGTTGCAGTGGTCGTGGCTAGTGTGTTGTGTGTATCATTGTTGTTCACATTAATCTCCAAGTAA
- the LOC107473330 gene encoding uncharacterized protein LOC107473330, with translation MSVIQKFFIASMFMCAVPVAILYGFNNNLFPGTDNLSPYSVTLVSGFLAVISVNVVIAFYIYLAMREPAEKHKPDPKFLAEAKASMKQPTTNAPQSSDSQKKEQ, from the exons ATGAGTGTGATTCAGAAGTTTTTCATTGCTTCAATGTTCATGTGTGCTGTCCCTGTTGCAATTTTATATGGTTTTAACAATAATCTGTTTCCTG GAACAGACAATTTGTCCCCTTACTCTGTGACACTAGTGAGTGGATTTCTTGCGGTTATATCAGTTAATGTAGTCATAGCATTTTACATATACTTGGCGATGAGAGAACCTGCCGAAAAACACAAGCCAGATCCCAAATTTCTTGCTGAGGCCAAGGCTAGTATGAAGCAGCCTACAACCAATGCTCCGCAATCTTCTGACTCTCAGAAGAAAGAACAATAG